TTCGAAATAAAAGCATATTCCTTATCACGATAAACAAGCCATTGTTTTTGAGATTCTTTCAAAGTTTCAAAAGCTTCTTTTGAGAGTTTCGTTTTCAGTAAACTGTAATATTTATTCAGTTCTTTATCCCAAGACTCACGGGCTTGAATGGTGCAATTGCACATTTCTGCATTAGAAATATTTTCTTTATTGAGACATTTTGATTCTAAAACATCTATTGGATTTTCTTTTTTGGTCTGAGAAAATGTTACGACTGATAAAAGCAGAAAAGTTATAATAAATACTTTTTTCATTCATTTATAATTTAAAAAAAACGATACTCTTGATCCAGAAAATACCAGATTCTAAAAACTGAAGTTTTGTTTTCACAATCTTATCACTTTTATCTCTCGGATTTTTAGCAACAAATCGAGCAGTTGAATTATTAAAATCTAGCGTATATTTTGGGTCTAAATCTTCTTTTTTGTTCGCCGAAAAAGTAATCAGATTGTCTTTTGCG
The Flavobacterium humidisoli DNA segment above includes these coding regions:
- a CDS encoding lysozyme inhibitor LprI family protein, whose protein sequence is MKKVFIITFLLLSVVTFSQTKKENPIDVLESKCLNKENISNAEMCNCTIQARESWDKELNKYYSLLKTKLSKEAFETLKESQKQWLVYRDKEYAFISKYFYEVKQGTMWYAVSESKKRDIVKTRAVELEGYYKMLEY